In a genomic window of Vicinamibacterales bacterium:
- a CDS encoding benzoate-CoA ligase family protein: MPASPPDIDIPRRFNFASAVIERRRAAGDGARLAYRCPERTWTFDELAGLAAGVSRALIALGVRRENRVLIALPDSAEFVAAFLGAQLAGAVAVPCNTFLGPQEYAYFLAESRATLMVTHTAIAQALAPAIAAARDLSAVLVVDADADTGLTRAWTQWVDPSALAPPPDTHRDAPAFWLWTSGSTGQPKAAVHAHQDWPWCCEGFGVGVLQIAPDDHVFSAAKLFHAYGLGNGLAFPWWTGASASLLPDRPLPASVAGVLTRDRPTVFMGVPTLYAALVRTLAEDPGPARSLRLAVSAGESLPPEVYRRWRDVTGVELLDAPGSTEVLHCYLSPRPGDVVPGSVGRPVPGYAMRIVDEHGHDVAPGVIGELLVQGRSTATAYWQRRDETTAKMRGRWFASGDQYRMDDEGRYWHIGRTDDMFKVSGEWVAATEVEAALATHAAVVECAVVPEPDESGVLKPRAVVVLAAGTVVDAALADVLKSHVRGLLAGYKVPRTIDIADELPKTATGKIQRFKLRR, encoded by the coding sequence ATGCCCGCGTCGCCGCCCGACATCGACATCCCGCGCCGCTTCAACTTCGCCTCGGCCGTCATCGAGCGCCGGCGCGCCGCCGGCGACGGCGCCCGGCTGGCCTACCGCTGCCCGGAGCGCACCTGGACCTTCGACGAGCTGGCCGGGCTCGCCGCGGGCGTGTCGCGGGCGCTCATCGCGCTCGGCGTCAGGCGCGAGAACCGGGTCCTTATCGCGCTGCCGGACTCGGCCGAGTTCGTGGCCGCATTCCTTGGCGCACAGCTCGCGGGCGCGGTCGCGGTCCCGTGCAACACCTTCCTCGGACCGCAGGAGTACGCGTACTTCCTGGCCGAGAGCCGCGCCACGCTGATGGTGACGCATACGGCCATCGCCCAGGCGCTGGCGCCGGCCATCGCCGCTGCGCGCGACCTCTCGGCGGTGCTGGTGGTGGACGCCGACGCCGACACCGGCCTGACGCGGGCCTGGACACAGTGGGTCGACCCGTCCGCCCTCGCGCCGCCCCCTGATACCCACCGCGACGCCCCGGCGTTCTGGCTGTGGACGTCCGGCAGCACCGGCCAGCCGAAGGCGGCCGTCCACGCCCACCAGGACTGGCCCTGGTGCTGCGAGGGCTTCGGCGTCGGCGTGCTGCAGATCGCGCCCGACGACCACGTCTTCTCCGCCGCCAAGCTCTTCCACGCCTACGGCCTCGGCAACGGCCTGGCCTTCCCGTGGTGGACGGGCGCGTCGGCCTCGCTCCTGCCCGACCGCCCGCTGCCCGCGAGCGTGGCCGGCGTGCTGACCCGCGACCGCCCCACGGTGTTCATGGGCGTCCCGACCCTGTACGCGGCGCTCGTCAGGACGCTGGCGGAGGACCCCGGGCCGGCGCGATCGCTCCGTCTCGCCGTGTCCGCCGGCGAGTCACTGCCGCCGGAGGTGTACCGGCGCTGGCGCGACGTCACGGGCGTGGAACTGCTCGATGCGCCCGGGTCCACGGAGGTCCTGCACTGCTATCTCTCGCCGCGTCCCGGCGACGTCGTGCCAGGCAGCGTCGGCCGGCCCGTGCCCGGCTACGCGATGCGGATCGTGGACGAGCACGGCCACGACGTGGCACCGGGCGTCATCGGCGAGCTGCTGGTCCAGGGCCGGAGCACGGCCACCGCCTACTGGCAGCGCCGCGACGAGACGACGGCCAAGATGCGCGGCCGCTGGTTCGCCTCGGGCGACCAGTACCGGATGGATGACGAGGGCCGCTACTGGCACATCGGCCGCACCGACGACATGTTCAAGGTGTCGGGCGAGTGGGTGGCCGCCACCGAGGTCGAGGCGGCCCTGGCCACCCACGCGGCGGTGGTGGAGTGCGCGGTGGTGCCGGAGCCCGACGAGTCCGGGGTGCTGAAGCCGCGCGCCGTGGTCGTGCTGGCGGCGGGCACCGTCGTGGACGCCGCCCTGGCCGACGTCCTCAAGTCGCACGTGCGCGGCCTCCTCGCGGGCTACAAGGTGCCACGCACGATCGACATCGCCGACGAACTGCCCAAGACCGCCACCGGCAAGATCCAGCGCTTCAAGCTGCGCCGCTGA